In the genome of Equus przewalskii isolate Varuska chromosome 29, EquPr2, whole genome shotgun sequence, the window aaaataaaattttaatggattAGAATAGCTTCTACACACTAATGAAGagccatttacttatttttttgaattaaaacagagaaaataaaatagatatttcctTTAGAATATTCCAAAGTTATCTTGTGTGTCTACCACTTAAAACCCAActctataaaatatgtttttcttacaAGCATACAATGCAGAGGAAAACACCATAATTTAACTATtgaattgcttttcaaaagacaacATTTGCATTGCTTTAAATCAGTAactctgtgaaataaaaataaaataaaaaattgatacattaaaaattcttcatCATAACACAGATTTAGTGCTTCCCCAAAGAATTTATAAGTAGAATTACTGTTAATGTTTTAAGTCTGCTAAAATGCACATGTATGTATAAAATACACAAGCATCATTTACCAtgtacagaaatatattttttaaaagtttacaatcttttaaaatttagcaattcaatttaaaaattgagtaagGACAAGATTGATTAGAGGGAGTAAGGTTAACAAGACAGATGACAAATTAATAAGACAATCAAATATACATTGGAGGGATGAAGTTAgataagtacataaataaaaataagctaagCCAGAATATAAATGCTCCCCTATGAAAAGTACACCTAAAATATTTGTGGATTCAGAGACAAGCTATTACAACTGGTTGAATGGAACAATCAATGTTTCATAGAAGAGATAACACATTAGAAAGAGTGAAAATGGGTAGGATTTCGGTGTAAGGCAGATGGAGGGAAAAGAGACATTCCAAGAGGGAGGATGAACAAGGCACAGTTTGTGAAAATCGAAGTCTTGTTAGAGGAGGAAGAGCAGTCAGCTATTTGGTTTGCTATTCTAGCTGCATACAGCAATTTCACAGCTGACCTGTTAGGTTACTCAAGAATTTACACACACTATTGTAAAGGTTCTAAAGATAATAAACATCAAAGCTTCtatcaatttctgtatttataattTGAATTCCCACTTAATTTAATAAAGAATAGCTCGGTATCGAGAGATGAGGGCACTGtattttactattgttatttgTATTAATGTATTATTCTAAACTAGAGGTTCACCATGGTAACTGATGATTTAAGATGGTAATGAATCGAAAGCACAAATGCATTTTATATAActaaagaacaaatagaaattctaaagtGAACTTAAAAATCAATGGTCCTGCTTTCTGATAAGTTATTAACATTATTTACTGTTAAAATATAGAAGAATTGGCCCTTAGAATGCATCACTGTGCTTTACTGTATAAAAGCAGGAGTTAATTCAaagtttctaaaatgaaattatcTGTCCTGTCCTATTTCTTATCAGAACCTCTTTTGAATTCAGATAATTAATCAAATTATATAGCAGTTATGTTCTTTTCGTTATTTTCTCACTAAAGAGTAATCTAAAGAGATTACTTTCACTTCAGGAAAACATTACAATTGGTTTATCATTGATGATGATGTTCTGAATTTAATCCCCAGTATGAACAAAGAACACGTCAATAGCTTACCATTTTGCTGAATGATTTAATGGAATATTAAGCATTTAAACTTCCCTTTCTCAGATGAGTATATAATTccttcttagtttttaaaaattaaacccatGCTTGTTTTATTACTTACTGTTCATCACTGCACTTTCCCTGGAGTGGAAATTCCTATTTTTCTTACCAGCCAACTTCAAATAAGGCCATCAGCAATATCTTGGTGCAAGAAATAATAACATAGATGCTTCCCAAAAGTGAAATACTAAGAAAATTCTAAATATCTTCCCAAAGATTGGTGAAAGTCTGGGaaatggaggaataaaaaaatagaaacgcAGTTAAAACATGCACTACAGTAAGCataagaatgaaagagaagaagtaAGAAATACTAGGAATCTTAACTGACATTCACATCTTAAaactaagtaaaatatttctacttACATGTGCACTGACATACAGGAAAGGTGtcaggtaaagaaaaaataaaacttcagcaGTATTCATTTAACAGtacaataaaatgataaaattaattgTCTTCAATGTGATTATATCACATGTTCACTGGCAAGATGCAAgcaagggagggaaggggagaagacagagagggaggaagaaagaaattcttaAGTAAAAACCAAGTAAAACCAAGCATAGTCTGGCACTGTAATGATTATCAGTTAACGTGGGATCTAAGTAATCCATACGGTTTGTTGGATATTTACTATCATGCTCCAGTGTGGGGTAGGGAGTAGAGCTAGTACTTATTTCAGTTTGCACCTTAGATAATGTACTATTAAGACAATCTGAATTATAACGTAGCAGAATAAAAGGGTTTTGTTCACATGAGTGCCTCTCTGTAAGTTCCAAGACAAAATGCTAATACTTACGGCATACAGAACTCTATTTTACTCACACAAAGGACCCCAGGTTTCATCCCTTCAACTTTTGTGGATAGGGTGTAAACAAACAGAAGTATGATCCTGTGATTTTCTCAGTAACCCATACTATACCTTACTCAAAAAATGAACCTGCAGAGCCCATTGGTCTGATCAGAAGATGGGCACTGTCAGATAGAGAAAGCACATACATATCTCTTAATAATTTTAGGCTTCTTTAGAAAACTTTCTGTCCTCGGTTGCACTTGGCCCTTCCTCATCCACACCCGCACCTGATCCACTGCTGGTATTTGTACATGTCTCAACAGCAGCACTTCCCACCTCCTGCCATCCAGGCCTAAACAGGTAGAAGGGTTCAAGAAGTAAGAGAGATGATGCACATTCTAAATACCAATCAGAATAACCAAGAATTGAATTAATACTTTACATTATAGCAGCTGCCATGTACTTTACTGATTTAAAAGTTCCAATGACACAttgtagaaaaaatatattacagcacattttaattttacttgtttgtgTGTATAGTTTCAATACATTGACTGTCTAATATTAAGAATGAGTTTTACGTTTGTCTAAACCATTTCTCGAAACTATGAGATTCTAATTCCCATCAAATTATTTCTCTGTTATACGCTTGCAAGCTAATTTGTGCTGCAGTCCTAATAAACAGTTCACCCTTTGAACTTGTAATAATTAGGTCACACTGGAAATCTTAAAtcaaaaaaaacttagaaatttctctagtttttattaattcctttaacatgatttacatttttttcagactgtaatatttaaaataaagtttcctGTTAAATTAAACAAACATGAACAACATTAAGGTAGGTTAGAAAGAAGCCATTCCAATTATGTTGACAAAAGCACCATGTCTGCTACAGTTGTTTCTGAGTCCTGACTGTGGTTAGAGCTGATGCCAGTGTCCGAGTCTGTGTCATTTGTATACACATTAAATACTCTTTGAGTAAAGGGACGAACCTCCCCACTGCTGTTGGGGACCTCAGATTCCTTCCCTCTGTTTTCCTTTAGCTGGCATCCATCTTTGTTGTTCATATGAAGTGAACTGAATTCCTTGGCCAGGAGTTCATATTCTTTTGCTTTCATCTGAAGCAATGAGTCACTGTATTTAATCTCTTTCTGGATGCCACTCAAGTGAGAGTGGATTTTCAAACCTGCTTTCATGCTTTTCTCCAAATCACACTTAACACTTTCTAAATTAAGGCTTTCAAGTTCACTTGCAGCTGCCCCTTCTGCGTCTTCATTTATCTCAGTGCAAACACTTCTTacctctttctctatttcagcAGAGAGCTTGTCAATGAGCATTCTGTAATATGTTAGTCGTTCTTCCAGCTGTACAATTCCATCACTTGCACCCAGGTCCTCCAAGATCTGGTTTTCATCATACTGCAAGCCCAGCTTTTGTTCAACTTCACTGAAACTGGGCATTAAATAAGCATCCTGGACAtaattttctccatcattttctaCCCGATCAAGGTGGAACTTCGCTTCACACTTTTCAATTTCCAGATCCAgctctttcattctcttgactTGCTGATGAATAGTATGATCCTGGGAAATAATCAGATGAACCAATGTCTCCATACTATCTCGATCCTGGGAAACTGTGTCCTGCTTAATTTTAGCCAGTTTCCGGAAAGTTTTTCTGAcaattctcttttgcttttctggtGGTAATGTCTTCATGTAATTTGCTGGGCTGAGCTCCCATAGCTTTTCCGTGTTTTGCACTAATTTGGCTTCAGCTGTCCGCCACAAGGGAACTGGAAGAAAAGCATCTGCTTTGACCAAAACAAATTGCATGTTGGGCTGCTCATCTCCCCATGCTTTCCAAAGCTTCAGGATTCTAGTTAGTGGAGGAAGGACCCGTTCTGAGCCTCTCCACTTTTCTATGATGCAGTAGTCACTGGGCTTCCCCAGAAGAAATCGTTTCTCTCCAAATGCGGTCTCATGTTCCTCAAGTAAAGCCTGGATGACATCAGCAGAGGTGGTGCGTTTAGTTAAGCCACAGACAATCTTCTCTTCCTGGCAAACCCAAACCacaatttccttctcttctgaatCCATGTCTTTAGTTGGAgatctgaaagaaaaacaaagtacatTATATTTCTGTCATCACCTGTGTAAACTCAGAAA includes:
- the RASSF9 gene encoding ras association domain-containing protein 9; its protein translation is MAPFGRNLRKTRHKNRSPTKDMDSEEKEIVVWVCQEEKIVCGLTKRTTSADVIQALLEEHETAFGEKRFLLGKPSDYCIIEKWRGSERVLPPLTRILKLWKAWGDEQPNMQFVLVKADAFLPVPLWRTAEAKLVQNTEKLWELSPANYMKTLPPEKQKRIVRKTFRKLAKIKQDTVSQDRDSMETLVHLIISQDHTIHQQVKRMKELDLEIEKCEAKFHLDRVENDGENYVQDAYLMPSFSEVEQKLGLQYDENQILEDLGASDGIVQLEERLTYYRMLIDKLSAEIEKEVRSVCTEINEDAEGAAASELESLNLESVKCDLEKSMKAGLKIHSHLSGIQKEIKYSDSLLQMKAKEYELLAKEFSSLHMNNKDGCQLKENRGKESEVPNSSGEVRPFTQRVFNVYTNDTDSDTGISSNHSQDSETTVADMVLLST